The Natator depressus isolate rNatDep1 chromosome 18, rNatDep2.hap1, whole genome shotgun sequence genomic interval AATGCAACTCCAGAACTAGACTCTCGTCCCTCCAACGTTCAGCTCCAGAAATGGAGCCTGATAGGACTAAAGCCAATCTCTACCGAAGGCTGCATTTTGCTTCAGCTTTCAAAATTCTTCCTGTccttttgtccttacagtattcaGAAATGCAGCAAAAGGGCTTGAGACAAGAGGACATGGAAAAAGAGCTTCTCAGTGGTACAGAGATTGAAGTGGCttctgaagaggaggaggagaatgaggcAGAGGCAGAAGAGAAAGCATCCCTGATCAAGCTCAAAGAATTCCAGCAAATGAACCAAGAACTCTGTAAAGAACTGGAAAAAGCAAAGATGAACTATGACATGGCCACAGGTACCAGGACTGGCATAGGGGGAACACAAAAGGGCTAAAGACCAGAGAGTATCTGAAATTTTAGTGGCTCGATCCCAAACTCTTCCCCTGTTCTGTGAACAATTTGTATGCTGGTTATGGGGAGCAAGAGGAAGTCGTAATTGTGGCTTAGTTCCCTCTGTCTAGGAAGGATCTACATTAGATCTTCACTGAGAGTCTGCAGCTTCTATTCCCTCTGCAGTTTTAAAGGTAGCTTCCCCACAACAGCAGCTACTTTTCCCTTACAGCTTGCCTGGTAAAGATGCCTATTACCAACCAAGGGCAGATTCTACTTCAAAGTGCCTGGTAAAGTTTGGACTGCTAAACAATGCAGGTGCTAATCAAGAGCAGCTTTTGAACAAAGAGGAGCAGCCCTGTCTAGTTAGCAGCACTTTGGGAACTCTGTGATGTGTCCAGCTTCTGTTGCTAGCCTGGAGGGAGCTTCTGCATGTCAGACCATTTCTAAGTCTTTGGACTCTTGCACAAGATGAATTTGGCTGGCATTAAGAATGGACACTTCAATTCAGTGATGCGATAAAGTATCGTTCAGCTGAAGTGTTAACCCTCACTGTACTTCTGTAGTGACTGTAGTTCTAAGAACTTATGTCCACAACCTGATGACTTTTGGATCATGGAATAAAATGACTGGCCCCTTTTTCATCACTTGAGGGAGGTTTTCTGAGGGCTTTAACAGGGATTCAGTTGGTTCAGAACTCTACTCTGATTATACAGGTACCATCACTTCCTTGCAAAGGCAGCTGGCTTTCCAGGAGTCACAGCTGCGGAGAACTGAGTCTGAAAAGGAAATGCTACAGAAGGAGCTTAGAGAACGGGGAAATCAACTACAAGCTATGTCTGCCAAGGTACAATCACTAAGAGCACAACACAGTCCATTGGCCACCATTGGGTAGTGTGGGAAACTGGGAATTTATTCTTTGTGAGacttgtttttattcttttttaacaAGTCAGGAAATCATGATTCTGTGACCTGTAGTAATGGGGATGATGTGTTAACTGGGGCTTTTTCCTCTCAGTTTTCCAGCCTTCGAGAAGAACGGAAGTGTGAAGAAATGATGGGAATAATAGAGAGAGAAAATTACAAACTCCGACAGGTGACTCATTGGTGCAAAATCCTGTGCTCAGTTACAGCAGCCAACACCCTAATTCTCCCTGCTGTGCATCTCTTAGGCCTGGGCCTGTATAAATTAAACAGAACAATACCATTTTGTGAGCACCTTGTGCTCCTTTAGGTCCTTTCCTGCTCTCTCTCCAAATCCTGCACTGATGTCGTGTGTCTTTCAGTCTAGTTATTCGCAACCCTAAACCCATCCATGTCCTCCCTAGTTTTGCAGGGGAGTCTGTCCCATGAAAATCAGAGATGGGATAGCCCTGGCATATTTTGTTTCTCAATACACTTTATTGCTCAGTTTAATTTTTCTAACGAGCCTGAACTGATGAAAAAGGGAACAAACCTGTTTTAATGGCTCTTAATTAGAATAATTATTAAATACTATAGGTAAacctggcgggggggggacaAAGTCCCAAACCAGTAACGTTACTGGGCACTGACATATGCCGATGTTTGAGTAAGGCAGCTTTCTCCTTCATTCCTCTTGAACTGCATTTCTCCTCAGGACATTGTGGAACAAGAATCCAAACTGGATGAGAAAAACAAACTGATTGATGATTTGCAGAGCAAGATCAACCAGCTCCAGGCAGAGGTTATGGTAGCCCAGCACCATGTGCAGAAGCAGCTGTGTGACCAAAGTGAGATGCAGAGCCAAGTCGAGGCCTTGAAGCACACTGAGCAGCAGGCCAAAGTTGCACTGGAGTGCATCAGTGCCAGGGTAAAGACAGCCTCCTTCACTGCGGGCCTCTCCCCTGACGGAGGGACTCCAGCTAACGAGAACAAACGCCCCAGTTTAGTCAGGGCCATCCTTAGACACAATCACTGGGTGGACTGCATGGGACTCCCTTTGGCACCTCAGCTCCAGCAGCTGGAATGGAGGGTCTGGCAGTTAACAGTCCACTTGCTCCCCAAACTTTCCCGGGCGGCTTGGGCTCTTGTGCTTGCCAGGGGCTTTTGTTTCAGTTATGGGTCTTATGGGATACCAAGAAAAAGAGACCCCGAGGTTTCAGAGCAGAATAGTTACAATGCCAAACTTCTTTCTGAATTTTATCCCACAGCCTCCCAACCCGTCTGGGGATTCCCCCTCTCTCAAATACAGCAATAGGCTAAACAGCCATCATGGGAAGACATTTCTCCAGATTTATTCTTAAAGGGCCATATTCAGACCTGCTGCAAGCAGGTGCAACTCCATCCAACGTCAGGTCAGATTTGCTTACGTTACTAATTCAGAGAGACACGTTGCCACTAGGTGTCTGTGTGGGGCTTCTGGTGAAGCCATCTAGAATTGCACATACTCAGCCCAGGGCAGAATTTCACAGAATTTCAGTCCTGCCCTTTGCTGGTGTCCTGGGGACATTCAGAGACATGAGAACCTGTCAGAAATGCCAGCTGTCATACCAACCCTCTTGTTGGCATATCTTAAAAGCAACGGTTGCTTCAAATTCTCCCTCTAGTGAGAGAAGGTCTTTGCTTGTGTCAAACAGTATCCCTCTTTAATTGGAGGAAACCTGGTTAACTCTTCAGCCTAAACtaaggtagtttttttttttcctttttaaaatcaaagtttgAAAGATTTCGAAGCAAAATAATTCAGGCCACATATAGCACTGCAGGCGCCAAATCCCCCCAAGCTGAAATTAGCGATGAGGAGGCACTAGAGGCTATGCAGGTATGTGATTCAGTGTGGAATGATGCTTCTGCTTGGACCCCTGAGCTGGGGACCTGcagagaggtgaggggagaaggaAAAGTTTAACGATCCTATCACCTCCACGGCTAATGCTGGATTCTCCTGTGAATGTGTCTGATTTCCAGAGAATAATTAGTGAGCGGCTGGATTTTCATCAGATGCTGAAACAGAAGGGTGTGAAGGTCCCGTCTCTCTTCAGCACTGAGCCAGCAAATCTGTCCTCTCCTAATTCTAAGACCAACAGAAAGAGTCCTGTGAAATAGGGCCTTGTACGCTGAGAGCTGATTCCTGCAGCTGAGTCACAGAGTCAGAaaggccccttcccctgaggTTCTTTCCTGGTTGCATTTTGGTTTGTTctctggtgttttgttttttattgacaAATTAAACAATTAAATCGGACTTCAACTGCATTCTGTTAAGCCAGCTGATCTCTAATTAGTCTACACTGTTGTCTCATAATTGGAGTTGGGGACTGGAATCAGCACTCAATTTGCCATAAATCACTTATTCTCTCAGATTTTCCACCTGTAGAACAATCTCCGCCTCACACGGGAGGTGTGAGAGTTAATGtgagtttgcaaagtgctttgggggTCCTTGGATAAGAGGAGCtagaaaatgaaaatgattcCCTTTGTGGGCACACCACCTGCTTTGGCCAGGTTATCCTATTGCTGCTCATCATGCTCCTTTTAAACACAGGGTGCAGGCATAATCACTGGCTCACCAAGCTTCTCTGGCCTGAAACAAGCAGGCCTTCCAAACTTTCCAGATTCTAGCAATCACATCCAGGTCATCTCTGAGCATATTGTACAACAGGATGGTTCCCACCACTGCTAGATATCACTAGCGCTGGCAATCTAAGCTTTAGTAATCAGTCTCCCCTTTCCCAACCTTAATGCTAAGCCACTGTGCCAGGCTCTCATACAGTGTCACTGCCAACCTCCCATTCAGCTGTGCACCCTCTAACCCACCATGGAGTTTGGACTGCTGCAAAGCCAGCTTTTATTTCAGGTTAGCTGAAACCTGTTCCTTATCGACTTAAACTGAACCAGAATAAGCCACTCTTTTTTCTGAAATAAGTGTCAACACAGGAGTTTGCATTGACTCaactaaactggtttaaattcacatctttagttaaaccagtgcaacccaccatgtagacaagcctgaaATGTCTTTACAAACCTAAACATCCTAGTGAGGTTTTAGGTCCAGATTCTGAGACTGGTCTCCGTTTTAGTGGACACAAGTTGCGGATAATAGATTTATGGGTATAACTGGGAACTTAGACATCTACAGGGCCTAAAATGCCAGCACAAATAATTGCCGATGAAAAATTGTCCTTGCAGTTTGGTTCCTGCAAGACTGAGACTCAGGGCtgggctgaaaatctggcccttaaaatgTTAGTGTTCAGTTTTCCTCTGCAATAAACACAGTAGGTGGTGTGTGTTCCTGGGTCCCCATTTCAAATGTCATGGCCAAATTACTTTAACCCTCTAGCGGTGAAGTAATCACTTTAGTAAGGCCTGGTCTAGAGTCTCTTATCTCTGGTATGAAATTAAAGTATCAGTTCAAGATAAGGAACATGGACCAAGCTGTGCATTTTAAAGTGTGGTTCTTAAGGGTAAAAATGATGCCTCCTTACTCGGCTAATCTGCCTGTGCTTATTCAATCATGTCTGCTGACTTCACGGGCTAAAATTAGGTTGCACTTTTTAGCTCTGTAGCACTCATACAGCTTTGAGAGCgggacctggattctattctggctcATGTTCCCTTAGCAGAACTATTAATTGAGTTCCCATTGCAAAATCTTTTTTGTCAGTGATGTGTGAGCCATAGAaaaccagcttgattttcagagaccAAGACAAGTTTGCAGCGCCGGcgattagaaaaataaaatcttttggaTTTCAAAGTGAGGATAACTGAGTGACAAACATGGAACCCCACTCTGTCATTTCTACAGAGTCACTTTTCAACTGTACCTTATTGCCATTGATAACAGCAAACTAGAAACCTGCCTTTGTGACCAAAATTTTAAACCAGTTCCATAATCAATGTGATGATCACCTCCTTGACATGCACATGATTATTCCTTCTAACTAACAGAACAGGTCAAATACCCTAATATCTACTTCCCGGAAGACTTCCCCGTGTGCATCATGCCAATTCCGTGCTGTCAGCAGGTAGCTCCAAAGCCAGTTACAAATCAAAGTTGCATGTTTGTGTTTTACCCCAACCAAGAGCCACACTTATGAATTTCCCATTGGACAAAGTTATTCCAAATGCATAAAACAGCCTCCTCATCTGTACGAGATTTCTGGCTTAATTATGTCACAGTAAATAAAAGGTCTGGTTCTCCAGGGCCTGGACCTTGTGACCTcatctacaccagtgtaaagtggTGATGAAACGCTGCCAAATTAGGATTCTCCACTCACTTGTACCATTTCACTCCTACTTTGCAAAAGGGCACAGGGTGACAAGAGATTCAAACCCAAAGCCCTTAGGAAGGCTAAGGATACAACCTCTCTGCTACAGAACAGAAGAATAAATTCACAACTCAGATGGTTGCCTCATAGTTATTTGGAAATGAAATCCATCCCCGTGTGGTAGTCCCAGCCCTTTGCCTGGAGTTCTACAATGCTTGCATCCAGAGGTCTATTGCAAAGGTCAACCAGGCTAAAGTACATTTTCCTCGTCAGCTTAGCACAAGGCTGAATCTCCATGACTAATGTCTGCCATTGCCCTCTTCAGTCTGATCTCTGCATTTCTCTAAGTGGTGTCTTCACACAGCTGAATGTCTCTTGGAAAACACCATTGCCGATGGTAGTGAGGGATGTGCCATTGCTTTTCTCTTCAGTTTTAATATTTCTAATGCAACCAAACACAAAATCAACttcctttttgcatttctctgtgAACTGACTACTGATGAGAGATGCTGGACTAAGGGTCCTACATGGGCAAGCTCCGGAGAACCCTGACATTGGGCCTCCACTCCAGGCTGGAGTGGACTACCTCTGAGGGCAAGACAGGAGTTAATTTCTTAGGCCCCTTCAAGCTGTGCCCTCTCTGCTGAGATGGATGATCTAGCTGCCAGTTGTAAAGGTGATTTTGGGATGCTGACACCTGCCCACTCAGTACTGAACTGGGGCTACTGCCTGATTTCAGACAGGGCACCAGACAGCCTTCAGTTGGAAACAACAGACCAGAGCTGCATTGCAGCAGCCAATCTGGCTgtgtgaaaggctctgtatcccatcAGCAACCTTCCCCCAAGCTGTCCAGTTCCCTAATCTGCACCATTAAAGAGAGAAGTACAAGTGTAGGATTTTGCTTCAGACTGATAGCGCTGACTAGATCTCTGGTGCACTGTACCTATTCTGATCTCAcaacactgatgtaaatctggaataactacATTACGTCAATGGAGGACAGAATGAGAAGCTCTGGATCTAGCCCAGGAGGAGTAAGGGCTGCGGGCAGGATTTCAGGGATTACAGAATATTCAAGAGTTTCCCCTGCTTGCTGTCCAGCTTCTCCCAGGGCCGTGCACACCTTTCACTGGAATCCCAATGCTGTGATGGCACTGAGGTCAGAATGCTGAAATAAAGGAAGGGCCAGGTCCAATGGTCAATGTTTCTGGTGGTAACCCTTATACTCCTTcctcaaatcaagtctctggcaTGCATTCTCCATTGCATGCACCTCATTTGCCTTCAGATGGAGTGGGGTTAAAGAATTTGCATGTGGGAACTGTGGAAATTTTGCCCCAGCAATTTTGCTGCTTAGGTCAGAATATACGGAGTCAGCCAGCTTTAGCTGGCACCTGTGTTTTTGTGCTGAAAGGCTCTGAACTGATGggccccgcctccttccctgctcctcctctaaTCTTGGTTTAACACAACAGCACACGCAGGAAACACCGAGACTCAAAAGCTCACAATCAACCCAGCAAGGAAAGAGCTAAAGGCAAAGGGTTATTTTTCTCCAAAAAACAGCGTGGAGCAGAGTCAGAGAAGGACTTTGATCCTCAGGTGAGAGCACGCTGCAGCTTTAAACACAGTCTCTGGCAAACTCGCTTTTCTTTTCTTACTTTTTTTCACTTTTCCACCCAATTTTCAGGGGTAGACTTGCTGAagcccagctctgcgcagacgtTAGGAGGAGAGGAGGAGTATAAAATCCAAGCCCATTCCAGTGGTAAACTACTTTTTACTGGTTGGTttgggggaaatggagagaggCAATAtggcttcattttaaaaatctctcagCCAGAAGTAATGTGTCTGCTCTAGCCAACTGGTCAATATGTTATTTGAATATAGTGATCACTGGAGAGGATGTGAGACCTTTGGATCTGGAAATCATACAGAAGGCAGCTAGGGAGACACCTGAAAGGAGCAGCTCCTCAACATCCCAAAGTGAAAGGACTGACGTTGTGCTGGGTCCTT includes:
- the CCDC27 gene encoding coiled-coil domain-containing protein 27 isoform X2, with the translated sequence MNLMTKGFSELQELSSPRQQTPVWKLPSGRSTLSKSAQAVRRYYENQADIKPAGFFESEYEPQVEELQRSFLMRPGCPRFSNRATSTSQLESTLADIPDLRYNFSTISLSSQLSFEEWSAAFQNTHSLESVTKEAGQLPHSRSLTGLSKWKSFTEGMVSPEQQRGPRESKIPWYIDVIREKERCLLMMGEEIIRLSRCEEECARKDDAISILRNEMENLKKHLELLRRESVITNEYSEMQQKGLRQEDMEKELLSGTEIEVASEEEEENEAEAEEKASLIKLKEFQQMNQELCKELEKAKMNYDMATGTITSLQRQLAFQESQLRRTESEKEMLQKELRERGNQLQAMSAKFSSLREERKCEEMMGIIERENYKLRQDIVEQESKLDEKNKLIDDLQSKINQLQAEVMVAQHHVQKQLCDQSEMQSQVEALKHTEQQAKVALECISARRIISERLDFHQMLKQKGVKVPSLFSTEPANLSSPNSKTNRKSPVK
- the CCDC27 gene encoding coiled-coil domain-containing protein 27 isoform X1 — protein: MNLMTKGFSELQELSSPRQQTPVWKLPSGRSTLSKSAQAVRRYYENQADIKPAGFFESEYEPQVEELQRSFLMRPGCPRFSNRATSTSQLESTLADIPDLRYNFSTISLSSQLSFEEWSAAFQNTHSLESVTKEAGQLPHSRSLTGLSKWKSFTEGMVSPEQQRGPRESKIPWYIDVIREKERCLLMMGEEIIRLSRCEEECARKDDAISILRNEMENLKKHLELLRRESVITNEYSEMQQKGLRQEDMEKELLSGTEIEVASEEEEENEAEAEEKASLIKLKEFQQMNQELCKELEKAKMNYDMATGTITSLQRQLAFQESQLRRTESEKEMLQKELRERGNQLQAMSAKFSSLREERKCEEMMGIIERENYKLRQDIVEQESKLDEKNKLIDDLQSKINQLQAEVMVAQHHVQKQLCDQSEMQSQVEALKHTEQQAKVALECISARVKTASFTAGLSPDGGTPANENKRPSLVRAILRHNHWVDCMGLPLAPQLQQLEWRVWQLTVHLLPKLSRAAWALVLARGFCFSYGSYGIPRKRDPEVSEQNSYNAKLLSEFYPTASQPVWGFPLSQIQQ